In Caproicibacterium amylolyticum, a genomic segment contains:
- a CDS encoding TIGR03960 family B12-binding radical SAM protein: MVTKEVEALLDRVQKPGRYVGGELNSIVKDKKNIEVRFAFCFPDTYEVGMSHLGMKILYSQLNTREYLWCERVFAPWLDMEAELRKAKLPLYALESGDSVGDFDIIGFTLQYEMCYTNVLNMLELAGVPLLSRDRMELKNLVVAGGPCVCNAEPIADYIDLFFLGEGEEVDLEVCDLYRECKQNGTSKEEFLMRAAQIQGVYVPAFYEITYQNDGTVKAITPTHGAPAKVKKRLMLDMDESFYPDKFVVPYVDIVHDRAVEEVFRGCIRGCRFCQAGFLYRPVREKSAEVVDRQSHALCESTGYDEVSLSSLSTSDYTQINPLLDKMLKWSANEKTSISLPSLRVDGFQTEVMDKIKTVRRSGLTFAPEAGTQRMRNVINKNVTEEELLKTVNTAFSGGWSTVKLYFMLGLPTETLEDVEGIADLAQKVVDAYYARPEKQKGKGVKVTVSASAFIPKPFTPFQWEPQDTLEQMEEKQLHMLHAVKSHKINPTWHDASTSLIEAVFARGDRRLGPALLEAHRRGCKMDGWEDGFSIERWLSVFHDCGIDPAFYANRRRSFDEVLPWDHMDYGVSKEFLIQECKRAYAAETTPNCRQSCSHCGAAQFGGGICFEKH; this comes from the coding sequence ATGGTTACCAAGGAAGTAGAAGCGCTGCTTGACCGGGTGCAGAAACCCGGCCGCTATGTTGGCGGAGAATTAAACAGCATCGTGAAAGATAAGAAAAATATCGAAGTACGTTTCGCATTTTGTTTCCCAGATACTTATGAAGTCGGTATGTCCCACTTGGGAATGAAAATCCTTTACAGCCAGCTGAATACACGGGAATATTTATGGTGCGAACGCGTTTTTGCCCCTTGGCTGGATATGGAGGCAGAACTGCGAAAAGCGAAACTGCCGCTTTATGCATTGGAAAGCGGCGATTCTGTAGGCGACTTTGATATTATCGGTTTTACACTACAGTACGAAATGTGTTATACCAATGTGTTGAATATGCTGGAGCTGGCAGGTGTGCCGCTGCTTTCCCGTGACCGCATGGAACTTAAAAATCTGGTGGTCGCCGGGGGTCCGTGCGTCTGCAATGCGGAGCCGATTGCGGATTATATTGACCTTTTCTTTCTGGGTGAAGGGGAAGAAGTGGATCTTGAGGTCTGTGACCTTTATCGGGAGTGCAAGCAAAATGGTACCTCAAAAGAGGAATTCTTAATGCGTGCGGCACAAATTCAGGGCGTTTATGTACCGGCTTTTTATGAGATCACTTATCAGAATGATGGAACTGTAAAAGCAATTACACCAACGCATGGTGCACCCGCAAAGGTAAAAAAGCGCCTGATGCTGGATATGGACGAGAGCTTTTATCCGGATAAATTTGTGGTGCCGTATGTTGATATTGTGCATGACCGTGCGGTGGAAGAAGTGTTCCGCGGCTGCATTCGCGGCTGCAGATTCTGTCAGGCAGGCTTTTTGTATCGGCCGGTTCGGGAAAAGAGCGCTGAGGTTGTGGACAGACAGTCTCATGCGCTGTGTGAAAGCACCGGTTATGATGAAGTTTCACTTTCTTCATTGAGTACCAGCGATTACACGCAGATAAACCCGCTGCTGGATAAAATGCTGAAATGGTCAGCCAATGAGAAAACAAGCATTTCTCTGCCAAGTCTGCGTGTGGATGGTTTTCAGACAGAAGTTATGGATAAGATTAAAACGGTTCGCCGCAGTGGTTTGACCTTTGCACCGGAAGCCGGTACACAGCGGATGCGGAATGTAATCAATAAAAATGTAACGGAAGAAGAACTTCTGAAAACGGTAAACACAGCTTTTTCCGGCGGCTGGAGTACCGTTAAACTATATTTTATGCTTGGATTGCCGACGGAAACGTTGGAAGACGTTGAGGGGATAGCTGATCTTGCACAGAAAGTGGTGGATGCCTACTATGCGCGTCCGGAAAAGCAAAAGGGGAAGGGCGTAAAGGTAACCGTCAGTGCCTCTGCCTTTATACCAAAACCTTTCACACCGTTTCAGTGGGAACCGCAGGATACATTGGAGCAGATGGAAGAAAAACAGCTGCATATGCTCCATGCGGTGAAGTCCCACAAAATCAACCCCACCTGGCACGATGCTTCCACCAGCTTAATTGAAGCAGTCTTTGCCCGCGGTGACCGCAGGCTTGGGCCTGCACTGTTGGAAGCACACCGCCGGGGCTGCAAAATGGATGGCTGGGAAGATGGCTTTTCCATAGAAAGATGGCTGAGTGTTTTTCATGACTGCGGAATTGACCCGGCCTTTTATGCCAACCGCCGCCGCAGCTTTGACGAAGTGCTGCCGTGGGATCATATGGATTACGGTGTCAGCAAAGAGTTCCTGATTCAGGAGTGTAAACGTGCTTATGCAGCGGAAACAACGCCAAACTGCAGGCAGTCCTGCTCTCATTGCGGCGCGGCACAGTTCGGAGGGGGTATCTGTTTTGAAAAACATTAG